The following proteins are encoded in a genomic region of Corynebacterium atypicum:
- a CDS encoding DUF4307 domain-containing protein: protein MSEDTREPIARPVERYGATRRPLDPTTNRWTGRAIIIAILVVAVLTVVFFAQFVMQRQDTDVSATMSNFQRVDDNHLAMRVDVSRDDPSKPAYCIVTAIDYDKAEVGRRDVILPAGGDKVQRLEVEIPTRDVPVSGSIYGCSSQLPSFLRAG from the coding sequence ATGAGCGAGGACACCCGCGAACCGATTGCCCGCCCCGTCGAACGCTACGGCGCAACCCGCCGCCCCCTAGACCCGACCACTAACCGCTGGACGGGCCGCGCGATCATCATTGCCATCCTCGTCGTAGCCGTGCTGACCGTCGTCTTTTTTGCCCAGTTTGTCATGCAGCGTCAGGATACGGATGTATCCGCAACCATGTCGAACTTTCAGCGCGTAGATGACAACCACCTGGCCATGCGCGTGGACGTATCCCGCGACGACCCGAGCAAGCCGGCCTACTGCATCGTGACCGCCATCGACTATGACAAAGCCGAGGTGGGCCGCCGCGACGTCATCCTGCCCGCCGGCGGCGACAAGGTCCAGCGCCTGGAAGTAGAGATCCCCACCCGCGACGTCCCGGTGTCTGGCAGCATCTACGGCTGCTCTTCTCAGCTGCCCTCGTTTTTGCGCGCTGGTTAA